From the genome of Magnetococcales bacterium, one region includes:
- a CDS encoding polysaccharide biosynthesis protein, with translation MITFLQSLPRRSKQAVLVGVDVGFLFLSLWGSMALRHDQWWPAEFAANLEIVPLAIILSLPIFIRFGLYRAVIRYLGFHAVFSILKAVWLSVLLTALVASFPQGKEALPPAFWILDGMLLGFCIGSSRGLARFLLHRRGLGVRGVEQVAIYGAGSAGVQLAIALKHSVEFQPLVFVDDKEELQGREILGLRVFAPKEIPVLIDRFGISRILLALPSVSRSRRQEIFAMLEKFSAQVMVMPGLPELASGRKRIDEVRDIEIVDLLGREPIPPIMELVEACIRGKSVMVSGAGGSIGSELCRQIIQYGPTRLVLVERTEFALYSIEMELRQQLNLMQSPIELVPILGSTQHRHRMQSVIQTFGVQTVYHAAAYKHVPIVERNPIEGVQNNIFGTYFLAEAAITAGVETFVLISTDKAVRPTNVMGATKRFAEIVLQALAREQSQTRFIMVRFGNVLASSGSVVPLFGEQIRRGGPVTVTHPEVVRYFMTIPEAAQLVIQAGAMGSGGDVFVLDMGEPVKILDLAKRMIQLTGFSLRDELNPDGDIAIAFTGLREGEKLYEELLIGDNPRSTRHPMIIQAEEESLDWVRVQHYLEEFNRCSKDFDYLGIRELLVEAVRGYQPSGGIKDWVWIRKSR, from the coding sequence ATGATCACCTTTCTGCAATCCCTGCCCAGGCGAAGCAAACAAGCCGTTCTTGTCGGCGTGGACGTGGGATTTCTGTTCCTCTCCCTGTGGGGCAGCATGGCTCTGCGCCACGACCAGTGGTGGCCCGCCGAGTTTGCCGCCAACCTCGAAATCGTTCCTCTGGCCATTATCCTCTCTCTGCCGATCTTCATTCGTTTCGGCCTCTACCGCGCGGTCATCCGCTATCTGGGTTTCCATGCGGTATTCAGTATTCTGAAAGCGGTGTGGTTGAGTGTTCTGCTGACGGCCCTGGTGGCTTCCTTCCCACAGGGCAAGGAGGCGTTACCCCCGGCTTTCTGGATTCTGGACGGCATGCTGTTGGGATTCTGCATCGGCTCCAGCCGGGGACTGGCCCGTTTTTTGTTGCATCGCCGTGGTCTGGGCGTCCGGGGGGTGGAGCAGGTGGCCATCTACGGGGCGGGTTCGGCGGGGGTGCAGCTTGCCATCGCTCTGAAGCACAGTGTCGAGTTCCAGCCTCTGGTCTTCGTGGACGACAAGGAGGAGCTGCAGGGCCGTGAGATTCTCGGTTTGCGGGTCTTCGCCCCGAAGGAGATCCCCGTTCTGATCGATCGCTTCGGCATCTCCCGCATCCTTCTGGCCCTGCCATCGGTGAGTCGCTCCCGCCGGCAGGAGATTTTTGCCATGCTGGAGAAATTTTCGGCCCAGGTCATGGTGATGCCGGGATTGCCCGAATTGGCCAGCGGGCGAAAACGCATCGACGAGGTGCGGGATATCGAAATCGTCGACCTGCTGGGGCGGGAGCCCATTCCCCCCATCATGGAGCTGGTCGAAGCCTGCATCCGGGGCAAGTCGGTGATGGTCAGCGGGGCCGGTGGCTCCATCGGTTCGGAGTTGTGTCGTCAGATCATTCAATACGGTCCAACCCGCCTGGTTCTGGTGGAGCGGACCGAGTTCGCCCTCTACTCCATCGAGATGGAGCTTCGTCAGCAGTTGAACCTGATGCAAAGCCCCATCGAGCTGGTGCCCATTCTGGGCTCCACCCAGCATCGCCATCGCATGCAGTCGGTTATCCAAACGTTCGGAGTGCAGACGGTTTACCATGCGGCGGCTTACAAGCATGTGCCCATCGTGGAACGCAATCCCATCGAAGGGGTGCAGAACAACATCTTCGGCACCTACTTTCTGGCGGAAGCGGCCATCACCGCCGGGGTGGAGACCTTCGTGCTGATTTCCACCGACAAGGCGGTGCGTCCCACCAACGTCATGGGGGCTACCAAGCGTTTTGCCGAGATCGTCTTGCAGGCCCTGGCGCGGGAGCAGTCGCAGACCCGCTTCATCATGGTGCGTTTCGGCAATGTGCTGGCCTCGTCGGGCTCGGTTGTGCCGTTGTTCGGCGAGCAGATTCGTCGGGGTGGTCCGGTCACCGTGACCCATCCCGAGGTGGTGCGCTATTTCATGACCATCCCGGAAGCGGCCCAACTGGTCATTCAGGCGGGCGCCATGGGCAGTGGCGGAGATGTCTTCGTGCTGGATATGGGAGAGCCGGTCAAGATCCTGGATCTGGCCAAGCGCATGATTCAGCTGACCGGGTTTTCCCTGCGGGATGAACTCAACCCCGATGGCGATATCGCCATCGCGTTTACCGGTCTTCGGGAAGGGGAAAAGCTTTACGAGGAGTTGCTGATTGGCGACAATCCCCGCTCGACGCGCCATCCCATGATCATTCAGGCGGAGGAGGAGTCCCTCGATTGGGTCAGGGTTCAGCATTATCTGGAGGAGTTCAACCGCTGTTCGAAGGACTTCGACTATTTGGGCATCAGAGAGTTGCTGGTGGAAGCGGTTCGAGGTTATCAACCCAGCGGAGGGATCAAGGA